One genomic region from Candidatus Nitrosopumilus koreensis AR1 encodes:
- a CDS encoding inositol-3-phosphate synthase: MAGRIKVGLVGIGNCFSGLIQGIEYYRKNPDQEVTGIIHDKLAGYGIHDIDFVCGFDVGENKVGKSLHEAIYAYPNMVDWIPKDELPKTDAKIYESPILDGVGLWVENRIKPVENPKSVEELTKEIKQVIKDTGVEIIVSYLPVGSDKVTEYWAQICLDTNTAFVNCIPSFIASDEKWAKKFAEKNIPCIGDDIKGQVGATIVHRTLAKLCNDRGTKIEKTYQINVGGNTDFLNMKEQDRLVSKKISKTESVQSQLDERLDDDQIYVGPSDFIPFLGNTKLMFMRIEGRQWANIPYNMEVRLEVDDKANSAGIVIDAIRLAKIALDRGVGGPIKPASAYLMKHPIEQTSDVKAKAECEKFVAGD; encoded by the coding sequence ATGGCAGGTAGAATCAAGGTAGGGTTAGTCGGAATAGGTAATTGTTTTTCAGGTTTAATTCAAGGTATTGAGTATTATAGAAAAAATCCTGATCAAGAAGTTACTGGAATCATTCATGATAAATTAGCTGGTTATGGAATTCATGACATTGATTTTGTTTGTGGTTTTGATGTTGGTGAGAATAAAGTTGGAAAATCTCTTCACGAAGCAATCTATGCATATCCTAACATGGTTGATTGGATTCCAAAAGATGAATTGCCAAAAACTGATGCTAAAATTTACGAAAGCCCAATTTTGGATGGTGTTGGATTATGGGTGGAAAACAGAATCAAGCCTGTTGAAAATCCAAAATCTGTAGAAGAACTCACTAAAGAAATTAAGCAAGTAATCAAAGACACAGGTGTTGAAATAATTGTATCTTATTTGCCTGTGGGCTCTGACAAAGTCACTGAATATTGGGCACAGATCTGTCTTGATACAAACACTGCATTTGTGAATTGCATTCCTTCGTTTATTGCATCTGATGAAAAATGGGCAAAAAAATTCGCTGAAAAGAATATTCCTTGTATTGGTGATGATATTAAAGGACAAGTTGGTGCAACTATTGTTCACAGAACATTAGCTAAGTTATGTAATGATAGAGGAACTAAAATTGAAAAAACATACCAAATCAATGTTGGTGGCAATACTGATTTCCTAAACATGAAAGAACAAGATAGACTTGTTTCCAAGAAAATTTCCAAAACTGAAAGTGTTCAAAGTCAACTTGATGAAAGATTAGATGATGATCAAATCTATGTTGGACCTTCTGACTTTATTCCATTTTTAGGTAATACAAAACTTATGTTTATGAGAATTGAAGGTCGTCAATGGGCAAACATTCCTTACAATATGGAAGTTCGTTTAGAAGTAGATGACAAGGCAAATTCTGCAGGAATTGTAATTGATGCAATTCGACTAGCAAAAATTGCACTTGATCGAGGTGTGGGTGGGCCAATTAAACCTGCAAGTGCTTATCTGATGAAGCACCCGATTGAACAAACTTCTGATGTTAAAGCAAAAGCTGAATGTGAAAAGTTTGTTGCAGGCGACTAA
- a CDS encoding carbon-nitrogen hydrolase family protein, which produces MTKLGLVQTVTYNTDQKSISNVSKILKKLGRKETEIVCLPEQWLKNNHISDWDLQFKEFKEIARDFGMTIIPGAFYETNRGKSSIVSPIIGPKGEFIGKQEKIHPFDYEKDNVQPGKEAKIFKTACKFGIIICYDMVFPQVANTLAKKGAQVLLSPSRIVKRGIDPWQMYVQVRSLENRIPILAANVENHKFGGNSLIVDLHQNNKVITTKITKVNGEQGVSREFDLKKYEIERKKRFSDYNKFQ; this is translated from the coding sequence ATGACAAAATTAGGATTAGTTCAAACTGTTACATACAATACAGATCAGAAATCTATTTCAAATGTTTCAAAAATTTTAAAAAAGTTAGGAAGAAAAGAGACTGAGATTGTATGTTTGCCTGAGCAATGGTTAAAAAATAATCATATTTCAGACTGGGATTTACAGTTTAAAGAATTCAAAGAAATTGCCAGAGATTTTGGAATGACCATAATTCCAGGCGCATTTTATGAGACAAATAGAGGCAAGTCATCCATAGTATCGCCAATTATCGGGCCAAAAGGAGAATTCATAGGAAAACAAGAAAAAATACACCCGTTTGACTATGAAAAAGATAATGTCCAGCCTGGAAAAGAGGCAAAAATTTTCAAAACTGCCTGTAAATTTGGCATAATCATTTGTTATGATATGGTATTTCCGCAAGTGGCAAACACTCTAGCAAAAAAAGGAGCCCAAGTATTGCTATCTCCAAGCAGAATTGTCAAGAGAGGTATAGACCCATGGCAAATGTATGTTCAAGTCAGATCACTGGAGAACAGAATCCCCATTCTAGCAGCTAATGTAGAGAATCACAAATTTGGAGGCAACAGTTTGATAGTAGATTTACATCAAAATAACAAAGTAATCACTACAAAGATCACCAAAGTGAATGGAGAGCAAGGAGTGTCACGAGAATTTGATCTTAAGAAGTATGAGATAGAACGTAAAAAAAGATTTTCAGATTATAATAAATTTCAATAA
- a CDS encoding chromosome segregation SMC family protein: MVHVKKVEIFGFKSFGFKNTTVQFEPGLVSISGPNGSGKSNILDAIIFAMGENKPKVMRVDKLRSLIHDIEGNRRGPKMARSSVHFDNSDRKIPVDSDTVEITREMDANGENTYYLNKKKTNRSHILDLLDMANAGLGQLNAVQQGTVTRISEFTSEEKRKTIEDLIGLSYFDEKKAESVKQLDEADRRLEIALAKMGEIKKRIDELEEERNQKLRHDILERELNRYKAIAAANKLKVISSQKDSKESTLHSLTSEITTFDEERNVLRNEIGTLETEKSKLMAEANDYTQAKSSLDTEIATAMEQYEIDNSAISASKKRIEQIDSRIPEIQKELEDINAARSDIDTQILKIKESIEETTAKKNKINSDLEIVDTQRNKILDEQSQAAAKKSEIDEKIRTLTTQLNDAKLKLSKLQHEKEDSKIKIDVNTAKLQDLKHSIEELTSSKSKLESMITNHNAAIVELKSRIKNLQLKKSKIISDMDEWGEILEKSNKAATHYESKIKTVKGFMHEDYTVAKLKEDAEKLGIDGLVYEMISWDKEYERPVLAVSSDWIKAIVVKDFATLLGIAEFARSKKLPKLKIIPLDAIPKFKLKLPNEPDVIGVLADFVHCKPAYSELKTFLFGNIVLTKTRESAYNVSQSGYKAVTMNGEYFEAKGGTVVIDIDSKISKLTKLISMSSDVDGLFQSINAVKKYLLMKKNSIKKLDESIQSNSDRLSISEQALTSVNENYSHLKPRIESALSMKEQLAKRISDLTSRDSIIESEILTNESHIESLQERISIVEENYASGEQTRIANELSRINIKKAEIEKLYTTITNEYRDKSSQLTTLETQDNREKSQSNRLNDEERSLNSEKEELQTKIHELEKQKESKNEILVKLRQKEQELIETSGSSIGQLKEFDDKLKVLSEKDRELTKQINTLERQSDSLNRDLHDLVENEVKLQQILSAFGFDKDMETFDVESIVQGLSAELASLNALNAKAPETYLEVSYGYRSMSTRKNSLEEERNSIVKFIEDIEKDKRQTFLDAFDKVDKEIKLIFNKMTGGNAWLELQNEDDIFNSGISYLIQFLNKPKRESTSISGGEKTLAAIVFVLALQKLKPSPFYLFDEVDAHLDAPNSERLSNILEERSKESQFIMVSLKDSVVQKAKLIYGVFPKNGVSHVVTYKDKRMPSVRNS, translated from the coding sequence TTGGTTCATGTAAAAAAAGTTGAGATCTTTGGTTTCAAGTCATTTGGTTTTAAGAATACCACTGTTCAGTTTGAACCTGGACTTGTATCGATTTCAGGCCCTAACGGTTCTGGTAAAAGTAACATTTTGGATGCCATCATTTTTGCAATGGGTGAAAATAAACCCAAAGTGATGAGAGTTGATAAATTAAGATCACTAATTCATGATATTGAAGGAAATAGACGTGGACCAAAAATGGCCCGATCTAGTGTTCACTTTGATAATTCTGATAGAAAAATTCCAGTTGATTCAGACACTGTTGAAATCACAAGAGAAATGGATGCCAATGGCGAAAACACATACTATTTGAATAAAAAGAAAACAAACCGAAGTCATATTCTCGATTTACTTGATATGGCAAATGCTGGATTGGGACAACTTAATGCTGTTCAGCAAGGAACTGTAACTAGAATTTCTGAATTTACCTCTGAAGAAAAAAGAAAGACCATTGAAGATTTGATTGGTCTGTCATATTTTGATGAAAAAAAGGCCGAATCAGTAAAACAACTTGATGAAGCAGACAGGAGATTGGAAATTGCTCTTGCAAAAATGGGCGAAATTAAGAAACGAATTGATGAACTTGAAGAGGAACGTAATCAGAAACTACGCCATGATATTCTTGAGCGCGAATTGAACAGGTATAAGGCAATAGCTGCTGCCAATAAACTAAAAGTCATTTCAAGTCAAAAGGATTCCAAAGAATCCACTTTGCACTCACTTACTTCTGAAATTACTACTTTTGATGAAGAAAGAAATGTTTTGAGAAATGAAATTGGAACTTTGGAAACTGAAAAATCAAAGTTGATGGCCGAGGCTAATGATTATACTCAAGCAAAATCTTCCCTTGACACAGAAATTGCCACTGCAATGGAGCAATATGAAATTGACAATAGTGCTATATCTGCATCAAAGAAAAGAATTGAACAAATTGATTCTAGAATTCCTGAAATACAAAAAGAACTTGAAGATATTAATGCTGCAAGAAGTGACATCGATACTCAAATTTTAAAAATTAAAGAATCAATTGAAGAAACAACTGCTAAGAAAAACAAAATTAATTCTGACTTGGAAATTGTTGACACTCAAAGAAATAAAATTTTAGATGAACAATCTCAGGCTGCAGCAAAAAAATCTGAGATTGATGAAAAAATTAGAACATTAACCACTCAATTAAATGATGCTAAACTAAAACTTTCTAAACTTCAACATGAAAAAGAGGATTCAAAAATAAAGATAGATGTAAACACTGCAAAGTTACAAGATCTTAAACACAGTATTGAGGAATTAACATCATCTAAATCTAAATTAGAATCAATGATTACAAATCATAATGCAGCAATTGTTGAATTAAAATCCAGAATCAAGAACTTACAACTGAAAAAATCTAAAATTATTTCTGATATGGATGAATGGGGAGAAATTCTAGAAAAGTCCAACAAAGCTGCAACACATTATGAATCAAAAATTAAAACTGTCAAAGGTTTCATGCATGAAGATTACACTGTTGCAAAATTAAAAGAAGATGCAGAAAAACTTGGTATTGATGGCTTAGTTTATGAAATGATTTCTTGGGACAAAGAATATGAACGACCAGTTTTAGCTGTGAGCTCTGATTGGATTAAAGCTATAGTTGTAAAAGACTTTGCAACACTTCTTGGAATTGCAGAATTTGCTAGATCCAAAAAATTACCCAAATTGAAAATAATCCCTTTGGATGCCATTCCTAAATTCAAACTAAAATTACCAAATGAGCCTGATGTGATAGGGGTTCTTGCAGATTTTGTTCACTGCAAACCTGCCTATTCTGAACTCAAAACATTCCTATTTGGCAATATTGTTCTCACAAAAACTAGAGAGTCTGCATATAACGTGTCTCAGTCCGGCTATAAGGCCGTCACTATGAATGGTGAGTATTTTGAAGCAAAAGGTGGAACTGTGGTTATTGATATTGATTCAAAAATCTCAAAACTCACAAAATTGATTTCAATGAGTAGTGATGTTGATGGTCTGTTCCAGTCAATTAATGCTGTAAAGAAATACTTGCTAATGAAAAAGAACTCTATCAAAAAGTTAGATGAGTCCATTCAGTCAAATTCAGACAGACTGTCAATTTCTGAACAAGCATTGACATCTGTAAATGAAAACTATTCCCACCTAAAACCTAGAATTGAGTCTGCATTGTCCATGAAAGAGCAACTTGCAAAAAGAATCTCTGATTTGACTTCCCGTGACAGTATCATTGAATCTGAAATTCTTACAAATGAATCTCACATTGAATCTTTACAAGAGCGTATTTCTATTGTTGAAGAAAACTATGCAAGTGGAGAACAAACACGTATTGCAAATGAACTATCTAGAATTAATATAAAGAAAGCAGAAATTGAAAAATTATACACTACTATTACAAATGAATACCGTGACAAATCTTCACAACTAACAACTTTAGAAACTCAAGATAATCGTGAAAAATCTCAATCTAATCGACTTAATGATGAAGAACGCTCTTTGAACTCTGAAAAAGAAGAATTGCAAACAAAAATACATGAATTAGAAAAACAAAAAGAATCTAAAAATGAAATTCTTGTTAAATTAAGACAAAAAGAACAAGAGCTCATTGAGACATCCGGTTCATCCATTGGTCAACTCAAAGAGTTTGATGATAAACTAAAAGTGCTATCTGAAAAAGATAGGGAGTTGACTAAACAGATTAACACCTTGGAAAGACAATCTGATTCTTTGAATAGGGATTTGCATGATTTGGTTGAAAACGAGGTTAAATTACAACAAATTCTTTCTGCATTTGGCTTTGATAAAGACATGGAAACCTTTGATGTGGAATCAATTGTTCAAGGTTTATCTGCAGAATTGGCATCACTAAACGCGTTAAATGCAAAAGCACCTGAAACCTATCTTGAAGTATCTTATGGTTATCGTTCAATGTCTACTAGAAAGAATTCCCTTGAAGAAGAAAGGAACTCTATTGTCAAGTTTATTGAAGATATTGAAAAAGATAAACGACAAACGTTCTTGGATGCCTTTGATAAAGTCGATAAAGAAATCAAATTAATTTTCAATAAGATGACTGGTGGTAATGCTTGGTTAGAACTGCAAAATGAAGACGATATCTTCAACTCTGGAATTTCTTACTTGATTCAATTTCTAAATAAACCAAAAAGAGAATCTACATCCATTAGTGGTGGTGAGAAAACATTGGCTGCAATTGTGTTTGTGCTTGCTCTACAAAAATTAAAACCATCTCCATTCTATTTGTTTGATGAGGTTGATGCTCATCTTGATGCGCCAAACTCTGAAAGATTGTCTAATATTTTGGAGGAACGATCAAAAGAAAGCCAATTCATCATGGTTTCTCTAAAAGATTCAGTTGTACAAAAAGCAAAATTGATCTATGGTGTGTTTCCAAAAAATGGTGTATCACACGTTGTTACTTACAAAGATAAGCGTATGCCTTCAGTTAGAAATTCTTAA
- a CDS encoding ABC transporter ATP-binding protein: MSEILRIEHLKKYFIKKGMFGKQSDTVRATDDISFSVERGEVFVLAGESGSGKSTIAKLILRSIEPDSGKIFFENKEIDNQPENLQKIRMGCQMIHQDPYDSINPRMKIGDIVSEPLEIHNVGNKDERKKRVIEVLQEVKLEPAEDIIRKYPHMLSGGQRQRVVLARALSLKPKIILADEPVSMLDVSIRAEMLELMHELQKKYSISFIYITHDLATARYFGQRIGILYLGKIVEMGPIDEVLLSPKHPYTQALIDAISEPNPDNLHREKKIRINEPSNIDILQGCRFRNRCPYIIEKCKVEPDLELIDNGHYSACHVKID, encoded by the coding sequence TTGAGTGAGATTCTCAGAATAGAACATTTGAAAAAATATTTCATCAAGAAAGGAATGTTTGGAAAACAATCAGACACAGTAAGAGCAACAGATGATATTTCTTTTTCTGTAGAAAGAGGAGAAGTCTTTGTTTTAGCAGGAGAGTCAGGTTCAGGAAAATCAACTATTGCAAAACTGATTTTAAGATCAATAGAACCAGATTCTGGAAAAATATTTTTTGAAAATAAAGAGATAGACAACCAACCTGAAAATTTGCAAAAAATCAGAATGGGCTGTCAAATGATACATCAAGACCCGTATGATTCCATCAACCCAAGAATGAAAATTGGGGACATTGTTTCAGAGCCCCTAGAAATACACAATGTCGGGAATAAAGATGAAAGAAAGAAAAGAGTAATCGAAGTCTTGCAAGAGGTAAAACTAGAACCCGCAGAAGATATCATCAGAAAATACCCCCATATGCTATCAGGAGGTCAGAGGCAAAGAGTTGTTCTGGCCAGAGCATTATCATTAAAACCAAAAATCATTTTAGCAGATGAGCCAGTTTCCATGTTAGATGTCTCAATCAGAGCAGAAATGCTTGAACTAATGCACGAGTTACAAAAAAAGTACAGTATTTCATTTATCTATATCACACATGACTTGGCAACAGCTAGGTATTTTGGTCAAAGGATAGGAATTTTGTATTTAGGAAAGATTGTAGAGATGGGACCAATTGACGAGGTTTTACTTAGTCCAAAGCACCCATACACACAGGCACTAATTGATGCAATATCTGAGCCAAACCCTGACAACCTACACAGAGAAAAGAAAATCAGGATAAATGAGCCATCAAACATAGACATTCTTCAGGGATGTAGATTTAGAAATCGATGTCCATACATCATAGAAAAATGCAAAGTAGAGCCGGACCTAGAACTAATTGATAATGGACATTATTCAGCTTGTCATGTCAAAATAGATTAA
- the egtD gene encoding L-histidine N(alpha)-methyltransferase, with amino-acid sequence MSNPVQKNKEYKKFIVDSRLQYFKPHATRIEKTFAEEISSSLGRNLKSIPPKFFYDKKGSDLFEKICSVLEYYPTRTEISILQKLKTELSLFLDGDFRLVELGSGSSTKTRLLLDFLTASQKTTEYFPIDISEILAESSEELLNDYKNLSITGIIDTYEGGLEFLKTYDDKKNLIIFLGSSFGNFSPVDGYKFLEKIFSTMKPGDLFLIGLDLVKDTSILESAYNDSKGITAKFNLNVLSRINDELDADFNLENFSHYAVYNEKDQRIEMYLKSLTEQSVIISKSDLELKLQKDELIHTEYSHKYRLSQIHDLLDDVGFELKHTWLDDKKYFSLTLVSKN; translated from the coding sequence TTGAGTAATCCGGTACAGAAAAACAAAGAATACAAAAAATTTATTGTTGATTCTAGATTACAATATTTCAAACCTCATGCAACCAGAATTGAAAAAACATTTGCTGAAGAAATATCTTCAAGCTTGGGCAGGAACCTGAAATCCATTCCTCCAAAATTCTTTTATGACAAAAAAGGCTCTGACTTGTTTGAAAAAATTTGCTCTGTTTTGGAGTATTACCCCACTAGAACTGAAATTTCTATTTTACAAAAATTAAAAACAGAACTGTCATTATTTTTAGATGGTGATTTTAGACTAGTTGAATTAGGAAGTGGTTCATCAACAAAGACCCGGTTGCTTTTGGATTTTTTGACTGCTTCTCAAAAAACCACTGAATATTTTCCAATAGATATATCTGAAATTCTTGCAGAAAGTTCTGAAGAACTTCTAAATGATTACAAAAATCTTAGCATTACTGGAATAATTGATACATATGAAGGTGGATTAGAATTTTTAAAAACATACGATGATAAAAAAAATCTTATAATTTTTCTAGGTTCAAGCTTTGGCAATTTTTCTCCTGTTGATGGATACAAGTTTTTGGAGAAAATTTTCTCCACTATGAAACCTGGTGATTTGTTTTTGATTGGTCTTGATCTTGTAAAGGATACATCTATTCTTGAATCTGCATATAATGATTCCAAAGGTATTACTGCAAAATTTAATCTCAATGTATTGTCTAGAATCAATGATGAACTTGATGCAGACTTTAACCTCGAAAATTTCTCCCATTATGCTGTCTACAATGAAAAGGATCAGCGAATTGAAATGTATTTGAAATCTTTAACTGAACAATCAGTTATTATTTCAAAATCTGACCTAGAATTAAAATTACAAAAAGACGAACTCATTCATACAGAATATTCTCACAAGTATCGTTTATCTCAAATACATGATCTGCTTGATGATGTGGGATTTGAATTGAAACATACTTGGCTTGATGACAAAAAATACTTCTCATTGACCTTGGTATCTAAAAACTAG
- the egtB gene encoding ergothioneine biosynthesis protein EgtB has protein sequence MTSNPQLEEKRPLLEQFRETRKRTLELVKTLEKDDFVVQTAFFMSPPKWHVGHVSWIYEAIMSKLDKNYEFYSKEFSEYLNSYYQQFGVPHDKGLRGVISRPTVDQIFQYFNMINQRVEKFIETQSLSDDAIRLITMGFHHECQHQELLVYDLQHLLAEQYRPVQKNKIEKQNEVAKKTVHVKGGLYTMGFNGKEFCYDIELPEHKIYLNDYKIDVFPITNQQYLQFIEDGGYETYKYWLSDGWEKVKENKWKAPMYWEKIDGKWNVRDFLGIREINPNEPVCHVSFYEADAYCKWAGKRLPTEDEWEKAACWNEDKQEKTIFPWGNEQPSKDRCNLLESYHWGCTEIGTYPNGASPSGCQQMIGDVWEWTSSEFTGYPGFKTGFDEYNDKWFTNQKVLRGGSFGTPKMSIRGSYRNFFRLDERWLFSGFRCAEDV, from the coding sequence ATGACCAGTAACCCACAATTGGAAGAAAAGAGACCATTGTTAGAACAATTTAGAGAAACAAGAAAAAGAACTCTAGAGTTAGTGAAAACCTTAGAAAAAGACGATTTTGTGGTACAAACTGCGTTTTTCATGAGTCCACCCAAATGGCACGTAGGACATGTTAGTTGGATTTATGAAGCAATTATGAGTAAATTAGATAAGAATTATGAATTTTATTCAAAAGAATTTTCAGAATATTTGAATTCATACTACCAACAGTTTGGAGTTCCACATGACAAAGGATTACGAGGAGTCATATCCAGACCAACAGTTGATCAAATTTTCCAATACTTTAACATGATCAATCAAAGAGTAGAAAAATTTATCGAAACCCAATCTTTGAGTGATGATGCAATCAGATTAATTACAATGGGATTTCACCACGAATGTCAACATCAAGAATTATTGGTGTATGATTTACAACATCTTCTTGCAGAACAATATAGGCCAGTACAAAAAAACAAAATTGAAAAACAAAACGAGGTTGCAAAGAAAACTGTTCATGTAAAAGGCGGACTATATACAATGGGATTTAACGGAAAAGAATTCTGTTACGACATTGAACTTCCAGAACATAAAATTTACCTTAATGATTACAAAATTGATGTTTTTCCAATTACCAATCAACAATATTTACAATTCATCGAAGATGGTGGATATGAGACATACAAATACTGGTTATCAGACGGATGGGAAAAAGTAAAAGAAAACAAATGGAAGGCACCAATGTATTGGGAAAAAATTGATGGTAAATGGAATGTTAGGGATTTTTTAGGCATTAGAGAAATTAATCCAAATGAACCAGTTTGTCATGTTAGTTTCTATGAAGCAGATGCATATTGTAAATGGGCAGGAAAAAGACTACCAACTGAAGATGAATGGGAAAAAGCAGCATGTTGGAACGAAGACAAACAAGAAAAAACAATTTTTCCATGGGGAAATGAACAACCATCAAAGGATAGATGCAATCTTCTTGAATCATATCATTGGGGATGTACTGAAATTGGAACATACCCAAATGGAGCAAGTCCTTCAGGATGTCAACAAATGATTGGAGATGTGTGGGAATGGACATCATCAGAATTTACAGGGTATCCAGGATTCAAAACAGGGTTTGATGAATACAATGACAAATGGTTTACGAATCAAAAAGTTTTGAGAGGAGGCTCTTTTGGAACTCCAAAAATGTCAATTCGTGGAAGTTACAGAAACTTTTTCAGATTAGACGAGAGATGGTTATTTTCAGGTTTTAGATGTGCTGAAGATGTCTAG
- a CDS encoding DUF6659 family protein yields MSDDSLASKCELLLKEPEIRFAGFLDMMGNLIVGSFRDNVKPLKNEEERKKMFIEAVLRIRTRQDFDNNLGPVSYAAARRKNIVTFTFPLDDVVLFVSTESNVDIDKTAYKIMDLCSIKNNS; encoded by the coding sequence ATGTCTGATGATTCTTTAGCTTCAAAATGTGAACTTTTACTCAAAGAACCAGAAATTCGTTTTGCAGGATTTTTAGATATGATGGGAAATTTGATTGTAGGTTCATTTCGAGATAATGTAAAACCATTAAAAAATGAAGAAGAACGTAAAAAAATGTTCATAGAGGCTGTATTAAGAATTAGAACTAGACAGGATTTTGATAATAATCTTGGACCTGTATCTTATGCTGCTGCACGCAGAAAGAACATTGTTACATTTACGTTTCCATTAGATGATGTAGTCTTGTTTGTATCTACAGAATCTAATGTGGATATTGACAAGACTGCATACAAAATAATGGATTTGTGTTCTATTAAAAATAATTCTTAA
- the proS gene encoding proline--tRNA ligase, whose protein sequence is MSKEDVGITVSKKDDFSEWYTQVVLKAKLADYAPVKGLIVLRPDGYSIWESLKNTFDKKFAKNGIRNGFLPVLIPESLLGKEQKHFAGFNPEVFWVTHSGTNEIGDRLALRPTSETLAYTLYSKWIQSWRDLPLKINFWNTALRAEIKATKPFLRTSEFLWQEGHTVHATQEEAEEEVMKILDIYKNTVEEELAIPVTTGKKSEKEKFVGAVYTTTMESIMPDGKALQMGTSHFLGQNFSKPFEVKFADKDNVEHFAWQTSWGVSWRLIGAMIMAHGDDQGLVLPPKVAPTQVVIVPIYKNDEGRDKVLPKVKEIQEKLESKDVRVQVDDRQGLSPGYKFNDWEMKGVPLRIEIGPKDIEKQSIVIAKRYNREKSNLDFSEIENVDLILDEIQKNMLENARIQSNENTKDISDYTEFKSKIEEGGFFNAPWCGKLECEEKIKEETGADIRVIPFGSENTGLKCMYCGGQSESVPIFARGY, encoded by the coding sequence TTGAGTAAAGAAGACGTAGGGATTACAGTTTCAAAAAAAGATGACTTTAGCGAATGGTATACCCAAGTCGTGTTAAAAGCTAAATTGGCAGATTACGCACCAGTTAAAGGATTAATCGTACTCAGACCAGACGGTTATTCAATTTGGGAATCATTAAAAAACACATTTGATAAGAAATTTGCAAAAAACGGAATAAGAAATGGGTTTCTTCCAGTGTTAATCCCAGAATCGTTGTTAGGAAAAGAGCAAAAGCATTTTGCAGGTTTTAACCCAGAGGTTTTTTGGGTAACACATTCAGGAACAAACGAGATTGGAGATAGATTAGCATTAAGACCAACATCTGAAACATTGGCATACACATTATACTCTAAATGGATTCAGAGTTGGAGAGATCTACCATTAAAAATTAATTTTTGGAATACGGCTTTACGTGCAGAGATCAAAGCAACAAAACCATTTCTGAGAACATCAGAATTTCTGTGGCAAGAAGGGCATACCGTACATGCAACACAAGAAGAAGCGGAGGAAGAGGTAATGAAAATTTTAGATATTTACAAAAATACTGTTGAGGAAGAATTAGCAATTCCAGTTACAACTGGAAAGAAAAGTGAAAAAGAAAAATTTGTAGGAGCAGTATATACAACAACAATGGAGTCCATAATGCCTGATGGCAAAGCTCTCCAAATGGGCACATCACATTTCCTAGGACAAAATTTTTCAAAACCATTTGAAGTGAAATTTGCAGATAAAGACAATGTAGAGCATTTTGCATGGCAAACTTCATGGGGAGTTTCATGGAGATTAATCGGTGCAATGATTATGGCTCATGGAGATGATCAAGGTCTTGTTTTACCGCCCAAAGTTGCCCCAACACAAGTAGTAATTGTTCCAATTTACAAAAATGATGAAGGCAGAGACAAAGTATTGCCAAAAGTAAAAGAAATTCAAGAAAAATTAGAGTCAAAAGATGTCAGAGTTCAAGTAGATGACAGGCAAGGATTATCTCCAGGATACAAATTCAACGATTGGGAGATGAAAGGGGTGCCTTTACGTATAGAAATTGGACCAAAAGATATTGAAAAGCAGAGCATTGTAATTGCAAAAAGATACAATCGTGAAAAATCAAATTTAGACTTTAGTGAAATAGAAAATGTTGATTTGATTTTAGATGAAATACAAAAAAACATGCTAGAAAATGCTCGAATTCAATCAAATGAAAATACTAAAGATATTTCAGATTATACAGAGTTTAAATCAAAAATTGAGGAGGGAGGATTCTTCAACGCTCCATGGTGTGGAAAATTAGAGTGTGAAGAAAAGATCAAAGAAGAAACAGGTGCAGACATACGAGTTATTCCATTTGGTAGTGAAAATACAGGCCTAAAATGCATGTATTGTGGAGGACAAAGTGAGTCAGTTCCAATTTTTGCTAGAGGGTATTAA